Genomic DNA from Longimicrobium sp.:
AGGCGCTCGGGCACGACCACGCCGCCGACATCGCCTACATCGTGGGGAAGGAGAGCGGCTTCCTCCGCTTCCTCAACTTCCTGAGCGGACGGTATCGGTCCACGAAGCAGCGCTGGCTCTCCTACCGCCGCCCCGGCTACCGTGCCTCGCTGGCCGAGCAGGCCGAGGAGATGAAGCGCGTGGGCGAGCTGCGCCGCGAGCGCCACTGGCTGGGCGGGCGCGAGGCGGTCGGGCGGCACCTCTTCGGCGCCCTCTGGTTCGGCGAGGCCAGCGACTGGGAGGCGCTGGACGGCTACGTGCGCTGGGTGGTGGAGTTCCGCGGCCTCTGCGTCGCCCACCGCCTGGCCGACCGCGCCGCCGAGCTGGCCGCCGCCGCCGCGCCCGACGTGTCGCTCGCCACGTCGCTCGGACAGGCGGTGGAGCGCGTGGACCGCTCGCTCGCCGGGCTGCGCACGCTCGCTGGGTTTCCGGCGACGTACCTCGCAGGAGCGCCGCTGGCGGAGGTCGAGGTCCGCGCGCGCGAGCTGGAGGAAGGGCTCTCGCAGGCCCCGCGCTGGGCGGCGTTCGAGCTGGTGCGGCAGAAGGCGGCCGCCGGGCTGGCGGCCGAGCTGCTGGCCCCCGCCTTCTCCGGCGAGGTGGCGTTCGCCGACCTGCCGCGCGCCTTCCGCCGCGCCTTCCACCAGAAGTGGGTGAGCGCCGCCGTGCAGGAGCGCGAGCCCCTGCGCCAGTTCGCGACGATGACGCACGAGCAGCGCGTGGAGGAGTTCCGCCGGCTGGACGCGGAGGTGCTGAAGGAGAACCGCGACGCCCTGGTCGCCCGGCTCCGCGACGAGGTGCAGGCCCGGCTGCGCGCCGACGAGGCCAAGGCCGGCATGCCCTTCCTGCAGCGCGAGATGGCGCGCGAGCGGCGGCACGCCCCGCTCCGCCGGACGCTGCAGACGTCGGGCGCCGCCATCCGCGCCATCAAGCCGTGCTTCATGATGAGCCCGCTCACCGTGGCGCAGCTCCTGGAGGGCGGCCGGCCGGGCTTCGACGTGGTGATCTTCGACGAGGCCAGCCAGCTTCCCTCCGAAGACGCGGTGGGCGCCATCGTCCGCGGCGAGCGGCTGGTGGTCGTCGGCGACCCCAAGCAGCTGCCGCCCACCAACTTCTTCGCGGTGATGGCCGGGCAGGAGGCCGCCCCGCTCGCCGACGACGGCACCCCGCTCTTCGAAGACACCGAGAGCGTGCTGGAGGAGTTCCTGGGCGCGGGCGTGCCGAAGACGCGGCTGCGCTGGCACTACCGCAGCACGCACGAGTCGCTGATCACCTTCTCCAACGTCTCCTTCTACGACGCCGACCTGCACACCTTCCCCAGTGTGGAGACCGACAGCCACGCCGAGGGCCTCGTCTTCGAGTACGTCCCCGACGGCGTGTACGAGGGGAAGGGGCTCAACCTGGTCGAGGCGCGCCGCGTGGTCGACGCCGTCGTCCGCCACGCGAAGGAGTATCCCGAGTTGAGTCTCGGCGTCGGCACCTTCAACCTGCGCCAGCAGCTGGCCATCCAGGACGAGCTGGAGGCGCGCCGCCGCGAAGACCCGTCGCTGGAGCCGTTCTTCTCGCGCGAGAAGACGGAGCCGTTCTTCGTTAAGAACCTGGAGAACATCCAGGGCGACGAGCGCGACGTGATTCTGCTGAGCGTCACCTACGCGAAGGGGCGCGACGGGCGGCTGCGCTACAACTTCGGGCCGATCAACGGCGAGAACGGCTGGCGGCGCCTGAACGTGCTCACCACCCGCGCCCGGCGGCGGATGGTGGTCTTCAGCTCCATGAAGGGCGACGAGATCAGCCCCACGCACGCCACCTCGCGCGGCCCCGCCCTCCTGCGCGACTTCCTCCTCTACGCCGAGCGCGGCCGCCTGGACGCCGCCGAGGCGAGCGCGGCGGCCGACACCGAGTCCGTCTTCGAGCGCGAGGTCTTCCAGGAGCTGACGCGGCGGGGGCTCGCGCTCAGGCCGCAGGTGGGCGTCGCCGGCTACCGCATCGACATGGCGGTGGTGGACGACGAGGTCCCCGGCCGCTACGTCTGCGGCATCGAGTGCGACGGCGTGGCCTACCACTCGTCCGAGACCGCGCGCGACCGCGACCGCCTGCGCCAGCAGGTGCTGGAGGCGCGCGGGTGGGAGATCCACCGCGTCTGGTCCACCGACTGGTTCAAGGACCGCGAGGGCCAGGTCGAGCGCCTCCTCCGCCTGGTGGTAGACTCCCGCCGCCGCGCCCGCGAGGAGACGGCGGCGGAGAAGGAAGCCGCGGTCCAGGCCGCCGCCCGCGAGCAGGCCGAAGCCGCCGCCTCCGCGCCGGCGGACTCCACCGCGGAGCGGATCGAAGCCGCCGCGCCCTCGCCCGACGCCGGGGTCCCCGTCTTCACCGCGGCCCCGTCCGTGGAAGCGGAAACACCCTCCGCCGTGCCGCCCGCCGCGTCGCCTCCAGCGGACGAAGCCGCCGCGCCGCCGCCGGTGCCGCTCGCGGCGCAGCCGTACCGGCGGGCGGACGACAGCGCGCGCCACGCCGGGACGGACATCCTTTCCGCCCCGCCCGCGCTGCTGCTGAGGGCCATCGAAGACGTGGTCGCCGCCGAGGCCCCGATCCACGTGGAGGAGCTGGTCGCGCGCGTGGGGGCGATGTGGGGGCTGGCGCGCGTGGGCAACCGCGTGCAGGGACGCATCGAGTACTCGCTGCGGTCGCTGGAGCAGGCGGGCAGGCTCCAGCGCCGCGGCGAGTGGGTCTGGAACGCCGAAGGCACCCTGGCCGTGCGCACGCGCGCGGGCACGGGCATACCGGCCGAGCGCATCCCGCCCGAGGAGTACCGCGAGGCGGTGCTGATGGTGCTGCGCGCCACCGGCCCCGTCCCCCGCAAGGAGCTGACGAACCGCGTCCGCGCGCTTCTGGGCTTCAGCCGCACCGGCGCGCGGCTGGACGAGGCCATCGGCGCCGCCATCGACGCCCTCCTCGCCGACGGCACCGCCGGCGAGGCCAGCACCGGCATCTGCCTGCGGGAGTGATCCCCGATCCTCGCATCGGTGATGGGACTTGCACAGTGGACAAAGTAGACGTAACATAGATACTCTACCGCGACAGCTAGAGAGTACCTATGAACGCCAAGCCATTTGCTCCCCAACTGCACTACATCGAGGAAGCGCACGAGAAGCTAGGACTCACCTATGCTCAGATCGCGAGCGCGCTTGGCACCGACGAGAGCACGCTCAACCGCTGGCGCACCGGCGAGTCTCAGCCTGACGCCGCCCACATCAGCCGCATCGAAGAGCTCCACGAATTCCAGATCGAGTTGCTGGACGCCATTTACCCTTACGCGGCTCGCGATTGGCTGACCCGTGAGGTTCCGTCCCTTGGCGGACGGCGTCCCATCGACCTCTTGGTCGCGGGTGATATCGCGCCACTTACCCGAATCTGGCTGCGGATTAATCTCGGCATGCCTACTTGAGCGACGCTGTTGGTCAGCATCGATCTCCGCGTGGGAGTCCGCGAAGGCGGACTTTGCGCAGTTGTAGCGGTGAATTCATTCGCCCTCTCCCGCCCGCGGGACGATAGAACGGCGCCCCGGGGATCGCTCCCCGGGGCGCCGTGCTTCGTCCCGACCGACAGTCGCCGATCCGGCGACTGGCTTACTGCGCCGGCCGCGCGCCCTCCGTGGCGCCCGTGCCCACGCCGCGGCGCTCAGTACCGGTGGCGGGGACCTCGCGCTCGCGGTCGTCGGGCGAGGGCGGGGCGGGCGGCGAGGTCAGCGCGCGCTGCACCTCGTCCGCCGCCTGGTCCTCGCCGGGCTCGGGCGACAGGCGGCCCAGGAACTCCGGGAGCTCCACCCCGCCGATCTCGCGCACCACCTGCATCATCGGCGGCAGCGTGCGCACCAGGTTCTGCAGGAAGTTGCCGGTGCCCTGGCCCGT
This window encodes:
- a CDS encoding DUF3320 domain-containing protein, whose protein sequence is MSTPEGAVPPAPSEPATSDEQRIAAALGHWRSKLLDLSKRNRALNFRVTKVSTVAVVDEQPAEVFRRLYLQEKPMRFRAAAEQPAEGAGAGSGDAGETAAPGGEEAPRTAGGSSMVGEMMQMNARSAGPAGAEAGGASSPSPAGPEAAASDAAAAPAESTLGASDVTTASTTEAAPVLSPAEGQAASTPAAAGEDVFEAMEEDAEPSAAAFAPYEAARLDERHRDDTLQTGAAPEQLDRSLRRIDEQARETIEEQGVNALFLALGMLHYRDAKDAGEVYRAPLLLLPVVLTRRSAAAGYTVAATDDDPIVNPTLAEYLRQNFGVVLPDIPDPSTIADDYDLQQFFAAVTAAVANQPGWRVTTEIYLGLFAFQKFVMYKDLEANGAAFAAHRLVRQLVTRKGEAVVGLPDEVRAMELDAEFPPERTAQVVDADSSQLRAIAAVSRRHDLVLEGPPGTGKSQTITNLIAQALASGQSVLFVAEKMAALQVVHDRLVRAGLGDFCLELHSTKANKRAVVKEIARSLDASLQRPRPGESAAARLPGVRDELTAYADAVHTPYGAAGFAPYRGFGELLALRDAPRLKLEKPVGGVTREQFEDTVRGLEDLAKAAAETGDPARHPWRDSTRTLWTEDELEDARALLSGLRSAVVETIRLGGEISTAYGLPPVRTASDARTAVHVAGVMRRSPGAPLAILKSDAWNAPPREALELVEHGRRLAGLRARVGERFTDEALGHDHAADIAYIVGKESGFLRFLNFLSGRYRSTKQRWLSYRRPGYRASLAEQAEEMKRVGELRRERHWLGGREAVGRHLFGALWFGEASDWEALDGYVRWVVEFRGLCVAHRLADRAAELAAAAAPDVSLATSLGQAVERVDRSLAGLRTLAGFPATYLAGAPLAEVEVRARELEEGLSQAPRWAAFELVRQKAAAGLAAELLAPAFSGEVAFADLPRAFRRAFHQKWVSAAVQEREPLRQFATMTHEQRVEEFRRLDAEVLKENRDALVARLRDEVQARLRADEAKAGMPFLQREMARERRHAPLRRTLQTSGAAIRAIKPCFMMSPLTVAQLLEGGRPGFDVVIFDEASQLPSEDAVGAIVRGERLVVVGDPKQLPPTNFFAVMAGQEAAPLADDGTPLFEDTESVLEEFLGAGVPKTRLRWHYRSTHESLITFSNVSFYDADLHTFPSVETDSHAEGLVFEYVPDGVYEGKGLNLVEARRVVDAVVRHAKEYPELSLGVGTFNLRQQLAIQDELEARRREDPSLEPFFSREKTEPFFVKNLENIQGDERDVILLSVTYAKGRDGRLRYNFGPINGENGWRRLNVLTTRARRRMVVFSSMKGDEISPTHATSRGPALLRDFLLYAERGRLDAAEASAAADTESVFEREVFQELTRRGLALRPQVGVAGYRIDMAVVDDEVPGRYVCGIECDGVAYHSSETARDRDRLRQQVLEARGWEIHRVWSTDWFKDREGQVERLLRLVVDSRRRAREETAAEKEAAVQAAAREQAEAAASAPADSTAERIEAAAPSPDAGVPVFTAAPSVEAETPSAVPPAASPPADEAAAPPPVPLAAQPYRRADDSARHAGTDILSAPPALLLRAIEDVVAAEAPIHVEELVARVGAMWGLARVGNRVQGRIEYSLRSLEQAGRLQRRGEWVWNAEGTLAVRTRAGTGIPAERIPPEEYREAVLMVLRATGPVPRKELTNRVRALLGFSRTGARLDEAIGAAIDALLADGTAGEASTGICLRE
- a CDS encoding helix-turn-helix domain-containing protein; this translates as MNAKPFAPQLHYIEEAHEKLGLTYAQIASALGTDESTLNRWRTGESQPDAAHISRIEELHEFQIELLDAIYPYAARDWLTREVPSLGGRRPIDLLVAGDIAPLTRIWLRINLGMPT